The following proteins are encoded in a genomic region of Thermococcus henrietii:
- a CDS encoding molybdenum cofactor biosynthesis protein MoaE, with the protein MKVRLTKEPFRVDEAVKLLRVPESGAYVVFLGQVRNESHGKKVERLIYEAYPEMAEAEMARIREEALSRFPILDMLIWHRYGELPVGEDTILIVASAKHRKEAFEACSWAIDEVKKRVPVWKKEVTEDGTFWVEGDRQVPV; encoded by the coding sequence GTGAAGGTCAGACTGACAAAGGAACCTTTCAGAGTCGACGAGGCTGTAAAACTCCTCCGCGTCCCTGAGAGCGGGGCCTACGTTGTCTTCCTCGGTCAGGTCAGGAACGAGAGCCACGGTAAGAAAGTTGAAAGGCTCATCTACGAGGCCTACCCGGAGATGGCCGAGGCGGAGATGGCCAGAATAAGGGAGGAGGCGCTGTCGCGTTTTCCGATTCTCGATATGCTTATATGGCACCGCTACGGTGAGTTGCCCGTTGGGGAGGACACGATTTTGATAGTGGCCAGCGCAAAGCACAGAAAGGAGGCCTTTGAGGCCTGTTCGTGGGCGATAGACGAGGTCAAGAAACGGGTCCCCGTGTGGAAGAAGGAAGTCACTGAGGATGGGACCTTCTGGGTCGAGGGTGACAGGCAGGTTCCGGTCTGA